The region GTTCACCCGCGGCATCGAGCTGAACGTTCCGCTCGTGGCGGCGGCCATGGACACGGTCACCGAGAGCGACATGGCGATCGCGATGGCCCGCGCCGGCGGCATCGCGGTGCTCCACAAGAACATGTCCATCGACCGCCAGGCGGCGGAGGTGGACCGGGTGAAGCGCAGCGAGAGCGGGATGATCATGAATCCGATCACGCTGCGCCCGGGCGATACCGTGCGCGAGGCCACGGCGCTGATGCGCCGGTTCAGCATCTCGGGCGTGCCGATCGTGGACGACGAGGGGCGGCTGGTGGGTATCATCACCAACCGCGACCTGCAGTTCGAGAAGCAGCTCGACCGCACGCTCAACGAGGCGATGACCAAGGACCGGCTGGTGACGGCGCCCCTGGGCACCACGCTCGACGAAGCCGAGCGCATCCTGGCCAAGGGGCGGATCGAGAAGCTTCCGGTGGTGGACGAGACGGGCAGGCTCAAGGGGCTGATCACCGTCAAGGACATCCACAAGCGGCGGCAGTTTCCCACGGCGAACAAGGATGAGCACGGGCGCCTGCGGGTGGCGGCGGCGATCGGGGCGGCGGGGGACTTCCTGGCCCGGGCGCGGGCGCTGGTCGAAGCCGGCGTGGACGCGCTCGTCATCGACACCGCGCACGGACACGCCGACGGCGTGCTGCGGGCCACCGCGCAGGTGCGCGAGAAGTTCCCCGCCGTGCAACTCATTGCCGGGAACATCGCCACGC is a window of Gemmatimonadaceae bacterium DNA encoding:
- the guaB gene encoding IMP dehydrogenase, which codes for FTRGIELNVPLVAAAMDTVTESDMAIAMARAGGIAVLHKNMSIDRQAAEVDRVKRSESGMIMNPITLRPGDTVREATALMRRFSISGVPIVDDEGRLVGIITNRDLQFEKQLDRTLNEAMTKDRLVTAPLGTTLDEAERILAKGRIEKLPVVDETGRLKGLITVKDIHKRRQFPTANKDEHGRLRVAAAIGAAGDFLARARALVEAGVDALVIDTAHGHADGVLRATAQVREKFPAVQLIAGNIATREGARALVERGVDAVKVGVGPGSICTTRVVTGVGVPQLTAIFDAVEGADGVPVIADGGIKYSGDAVKALAAGASSVMMGSMLAGTEESPGEAFLLEGRRFKMVRGMGSLSAMQDGSADRYFQEGELSPKKLVPEGIEGRVPYKGPVGDVLFQMVGGLRSGMGYVGCGSIDELRTRTAFVRITAAGLRESHPHDVTITREAPNYSL